The Pontibacillus halophilus JSM 076056 = DSM 19796 genome includes a region encoding these proteins:
- a CDS encoding antibiotic biosynthesis monooxygenase family protein, translated as MVKEVAIFTVLDGKHEEFEKAVGEAGHLLETSEGYISHSLNRGIEHENQYLLLVEWDSKEAHIKNFVETEKYNEWRGKIGHLIDGEATKVAHYKHV; from the coding sequence ATGGTAAAAGAAGTAGCAATTTTCACCGTACTAGATGGTAAACATGAAGAGTTTGAGAAGGCAGTAGGAGAAGCAGGCCATCTTCTAGAAACTTCAGAAGGGTACATCTCCCACTCTCTTAATCGCGGAATTGAACATGAGAACCAGTATTTATTATTAGTGGAATGGGATTCTAAAGAGGCTCATATCAAGAACTTTGTTGAAACTGAAAAGTATAACGAATGGCGTGGGAAAATCGGTCATTTAATTGATGGAGAAGCAACTAAAGTTGCCCACTACAAACACGTATAA
- the hemQ gene encoding hydrogen peroxide-dependent heme synthase, whose protein sequence is MPEAVTTLDGWYCLHDLRKIDWTAWKKASSDERETALAELNQLLDKWNLTEQNKEGSHALYTIVGQKADLIMMILRPTMDELNEVETELNKTKFAEFTVPAYSYVSVVELSSYLAKGKDPDTDPELQARLKPTLPKWDYICFYPMDKRRQGNDNWYTLPMEERGKLMYSHGMIGRKYAGKVRQIITGSVGFDDWEWGVTLFAHDVLQFKKLVYEMRFDEVSARYGEFGSFYVGNLLKQEELPKFLHVNE, encoded by the coding sequence ATGCCTGAAGCAGTAACAACACTTGATGGCTGGTATTGCCTACACGATTTGCGTAAGATAGATTGGACCGCTTGGAAGAAGGCGAGCAGCGACGAAAGAGAAACCGCATTAGCGGAATTAAATCAACTGCTCGACAAGTGGAATCTAACTGAACAAAACAAAGAAGGCAGCCATGCTTTATATACAATTGTTGGCCAAAAAGCCGATTTAATCATGATGATTCTTCGCCCTACTATGGATGAACTAAATGAAGTGGAGACTGAGCTGAACAAAACGAAGTTCGCTGAATTCACAGTTCCCGCTTACTCCTACGTATCTGTTGTAGAATTATCAAGCTACCTGGCCAAAGGCAAAGACCCGGATACAGACCCTGAATTGCAGGCACGCTTAAAGCCTACTCTACCGAAATGGGACTATATCTGCTTCTATCCGATGGACAAGCGCCGCCAAGGTAACGACAACTGGTACACGCTCCCAATGGAAGAGCGCGGAAAGCTGATGTATTCTCACGGCATGATTGGACGTAAGTATGCAGGTAAAGTTCGCCAAATCATCACAGGCTCCGTAGGCTTTGATGATTGGGAATGGGGCGTTACGCTATTCGCTCATGATGTACTTCAGTTCAAGAAACTTGTTTACGAAATGCGCTTCGACGAAGTGAGTGCTCGTTATGGCGAGTTCGGCTCTTTCTATGTAGGAAATCTACTGAAGCAAGAAGAATTACCAAAGTTCTTGCACGTAAACGAATAA
- a CDS encoding YwdI family protein: protein MSVSYDTILKKMMGELQQAQAHPNEEAEVRQHVRAARLLGDLILGEAGSVEAAQQVPNSQPLRSSVQNPTVFTPQSNSVPIAEPAAKEDKINHEEANGSSLFDF from the coding sequence ATGTCTGTTTCCTACGATACAATTTTAAAGAAGATGATGGGCGAGCTTCAACAAGCTCAAGCTCATCCGAATGAAGAAGCCGAAGTTCGCCAGCACGTACGTGCAGCGAGGTTGCTCGGGGACTTAATATTAGGTGAAGCGGGTTCTGTCGAGGCCGCGCAGCAGGTGCCAAATTCCCAGCCGCTAAGGTCATCTGTTCAGAACCCAACTGTCTTCACGCCGCAGTCAAACTCTGTGCCAATAGCAGAGCCGGCTGCAAAGGAAGACAAGATTAATCATGAAGAAGCAAATGGTTCTTCATTATTTGATTTCTAA
- a CDS encoding lipoate--protein ligase family protein, with amino-acid sequence MKSTNEILKPTQFRFINQSEYGPQFSAMQSFATDDALAISVGEHKSPPTARLWVHHNTIVMGIADAKLPYFNEGVAHLNDQGYRVVVRNSGGLAVVLDEGVMNISLIFPDAKSLDIHDGYEAMVEFTKQLFKEEGKEIEAYEITGSYCPGTYDLSIDGKKFAGISQRRVKNGTAVQIYLCVNGSGSERAKLIRDFYEIGLKGEETRFTYPTIKPNTMASLSELFGKELHMEDVRNRILYLLHGLSGSVMNDPLSDEEMASFDVRYDQMVARNKKALESE; translated from the coding sequence ATGAAATCAACAAACGAAATCCTTAAGCCCACTCAATTTCGCTTTATTAACCAATCTGAATACGGTCCGCAATTTTCTGCTATGCAATCGTTCGCAACGGATGATGCGCTTGCCATTTCTGTAGGAGAGCATAAATCGCCCCCTACTGCGCGACTATGGGTTCATCATAACACCATTGTTATGGGAATTGCGGATGCGAAACTTCCTTATTTCAATGAAGGAGTTGCGCACTTAAACGACCAAGGTTATCGAGTCGTTGTCCGGAATTCAGGTGGTTTGGCCGTCGTACTTGATGAAGGGGTTATGAACATATCGCTCATTTTCCCTGACGCGAAATCATTAGACATTCACGACGGGTATGAAGCCATGGTTGAATTTACGAAACAACTATTCAAAGAAGAAGGCAAAGAGATTGAAGCCTATGAGATTACAGGTTCTTATTGCCCTGGAACCTATGACTTAAGCATTGATGGAAAGAAATTCGCTGGAATCTCCCAACGCCGAGTTAAGAACGGAACAGCCGTCCAAATTTACCTATGTGTAAACGGAAGCGGCTCAGAACGAGCGAAACTTATTCGAGACTTCTACGAAATCGGATTAAAGGGAGAAGAAACACGCTTCACCTATCCAACGATTAAACCAAATACAATGGCTTCTCTTTCCGAACTATTCGGAAAGGAACTTCACATGGAAGATGTAAGAAACAGAATCCTATACTTATTGCATGGTTTATCAGGATCTGTCATGAATGATCCTCTTTCAGATGAAGAAATGGCTTCATTCGATGTAAGATACGACCAAATGGTAGCAAGAAATAAAAAAGCACTGGAATCCGAGTAA
- a CDS encoding cell wall hydrolase produces MAVVPYNQSDLKLLARLMRAEAEGDGKLGMLMVGNTGVNRVRVNCLDFKDIDRLDKMVYQSPGGFEATQKGYFYQRAREKDKKLAKKVIDGMRYDPATNSLWFFRPEGSCPAQWFGQYNIGRYKSHCFFNPLQSECPKAY; encoded by the coding sequence ATGGCTGTTGTTCCGTATAACCAATCTGATTTGAAGTTGTTGGCACGATTAATGCGAGCGGAGGCTGAGGGTGACGGGAAGCTAGGCATGTTGATGGTAGGAAATACCGGAGTAAACCGTGTCCGAGTGAACTGTCTAGACTTTAAGGATATCGACCGGCTAGACAAAATGGTGTATCAAAGTCCAGGAGGGTTTGAAGCTACACAGAAGGGTTATTTCTATCAGCGTGCACGGGAGAAAGATAAGAAATTGGCGAAAAAGGTGATTGATGGCATGCGTTACGACCCTGCAACAAATTCGCTGTGGTTCTTCAGACCTGAAGGGAGCTGTCCCGCCCAGTGGTTCGGCCAGTATAACATCGGCCGTTACAAGTCACACTGCTTCTTCAATCCATTACAGTCCGAATGTCCGAAAGCATATTAA
- a CDS encoding sodium-dependent transporter, with product MAREKWGSKLGFMLASMGSAVGLGNIWRFSYVAGENGGGAFLLLYLLFVFIIGIPVLLAEFSIGREASSDVVGSYRKLAPKRPWYIAGGLAILSTFLILGFYGVIAGWALYYMSQYVTGALWDTPPGGYAETFASFTQHPVQPLFWHALFLVLTIAVVLTGVKKGIEKASRIFMPALALMLIALAVYSVTLEGGREGLAFLFQPDWSSLTEPSVYLAALGQAFFSLSIGVGIMMTYGGYLSKRDSLPSATVGVGIMDTLFAVIAGVMIFPAVFAFGIEPTAGAELVFITMPGIFQEMAGGAIVGFVFFLLLVVASLSSAISLLEVPVSFVKRKFGWSRAFASVVIGVVMYVLGVVASLGMGRWAGVTPIGDYNIMDSMDYLSSNILLPIGGLAVALFVGWQWKKNEALRSTDMVHVNRFVRMAWYGLVKYVAPILIVIIFLSSIGLI from the coding sequence ATGGCTAGAGAGAAATGGGGGTCAAAGCTTGGCTTCATGCTTGCTTCAATGGGGAGTGCTGTAGGCCTCGGGAATATATGGCGTTTCTCTTACGTTGCTGGAGAAAACGGTGGGGGAGCGTTCTTGCTCTTATATCTATTATTCGTGTTTATCATCGGAATACCGGTCCTATTGGCTGAATTCTCGATCGGTCGTGAAGCCAGTAGCGATGTCGTTGGGTCCTATCGTAAGCTTGCCCCCAAACGCCCGTGGTATATCGCGGGAGGACTAGCAATCCTTTCCACCTTTTTAATTCTTGGATTTTACGGCGTTATAGCTGGATGGGCACTTTATTACATGTCTCAATATGTGACGGGTGCGCTATGGGATACGCCGCCTGGAGGGTACGCTGAGACCTTTGCTTCCTTTACGCAACATCCGGTCCAACCCTTGTTCTGGCACGCGTTGTTTCTTGTCTTAACCATAGCCGTGGTGCTGACAGGTGTGAAGAAAGGAATCGAGAAAGCTAGTCGAATCTTTATGCCGGCATTAGCGCTGATGTTGATTGCGCTTGCGGTCTATAGTGTGACGTTAGAGGGAGGGCGTGAAGGTTTGGCGTTCTTGTTCCAACCTGACTGGTCTAGCTTAACGGAACCATCTGTTTACCTAGCTGCGTTGGGGCAGGCCTTCTTCTCCTTAAGCATTGGCGTGGGTATCATGATGACGTATGGGGGCTATCTTTCTAAACGGGATTCCCTTCCGTCTGCCACAGTTGGTGTTGGCATTATGGATACTTTATTTGCCGTGATCGCAGGGGTCATGATCTTTCCGGCGGTATTTGCGTTTGGGATTGAGCCGACAGCGGGCGCTGAGCTTGTCTTTATCACAATGCCTGGCATCTTCCAGGAGATGGCTGGTGGCGCCATCGTTGGTTTTGTATTCTTCTTGTTACTCGTTGTAGCGTCCCTGTCTTCTGCAATTTCGCTGCTTGAAGTTCCGGTATCCTTTGTGAAGCGAAAGTTTGGTTGGTCGAGAGCGTTTGCGAGTGTTGTAATTGGAGTGGTGATGTATGTGCTTGGTGTAGTCGCCTCGCTCGGAATGGGTAGATGGGCTGGTGTAACACCAATTGGTGACTACAACATTATGGATTCGATGGATTATCTCTCGTCTAATATTCTACTTCCGATAGGTGGGCTAGCAGTCGCTTTATTTGTCGGATGGCAATGGAAGAAGAATGAGGCGCTTCGTTCAACGGATATGGTTCATGTGAACCGGTTTGTGCGAATGGCGTGGTATGGATTGGTCAAATATGTAGCGCCAATCTTGATTGTTATTATCTTTTTAAGTTCAATTGGACTTATTTAA
- the pta gene encoding phosphate acetyltransferase produces the protein MSDLFTTLKGKLSGSNKKIVLPEGTDERILEAASKLAQEDHVQPVLVGNEEKVTQKAAEIGVSVEGVHILDPDTYEEFDAMVASFVERRKGKATEEQAREVLKDGNYFGTMLVYMGKADGLVSGAAHSTADTVRPALQIIKTKPGVKKTSGVFIMVRDEEKYVFADCAINMNPDSQDLAEIAQESAKTAELFGVDPRVAMLSFSTKGSAKSPETEKVADAVQIAKEQNPELTLDGEFQFDAAFVPSVAEKKAPDSEIKGDANVFVFPSLEAGNIGYKIAQRLGNFDAVGPVLQGLNAPVNDLSRGCSADDVYKLSIITAAQSL, from the coding sequence ATGAGCGATTTGTTTACGACACTTAAAGGCAAGTTATCCGGTTCTAACAAGAAAATCGTACTTCCAGAAGGTACAGACGAACGAATTCTAGAGGCGGCTAGTAAGCTAGCCCAAGAAGACCATGTACAACCTGTACTAGTCGGGAATGAAGAGAAAGTAACACAGAAAGCCGCTGAAATCGGTGTATCTGTCGAGGGCGTTCACATCCTTGACCCTGATACGTATGAAGAATTTGATGCAATGGTTGCAAGCTTCGTTGAACGCCGTAAAGGGAAGGCTACAGAAGAACAAGCACGTGAGGTCCTTAAGGATGGAAACTACTTCGGCACGATGCTTGTCTACATGGGCAAAGCGGACGGCCTTGTAAGTGGTGCTGCACATTCCACAGCAGATACGGTACGTCCAGCGCTTCAAATTATTAAAACGAAGCCTGGTGTGAAGAAAACGTCTGGCGTCTTCATTATGGTTCGTGATGAAGAGAAATATGTATTTGCAGACTGTGCCATCAACATGAATCCAGACAGCCAAGACCTTGCAGAGATTGCACAAGAAAGTGCGAAAACAGCAGAGCTATTTGGCGTAGATCCTCGCGTAGCGATGTTGAGCTTCTCTACAAAAGGTTCTGCCAAGTCTCCTGAAACGGAAAAAGTAGCAGACGCTGTACAAATTGCGAAAGAGCAAAACCCTGAGTTAACACTTGATGGAGAATTCCAATTTGATGCAGCCTTTGTCCCATCTGTTGCTGAGAAGAAAGCTCCAGATTCTGAAATTAAAGGTGATGCGAATGTGTTCGTATTCCCAAGTCTAGAGGCTGGAAACATCGGATACAAGATTGCTCAACGCTTAGGAAACTTTGATGCAGTTGGTCCAGTTCTTCAAGGACTAAATGCGCCTGTAAACGACCTTTCTCGTGGTTGTAGTGCAGACGATGTATACAAGCTTTCCATCATTACTGCAGCTCAGTCTTTATAA
- a CDS encoding Na+/H+ antiporter NhaC family protein — MNWISIIPFLVVVAAAIWTKQVIPSLLLAVIVAGFLADPHWLSGMTTSLGFVIEGLTDRNNLKIIVFLYGFSALIGLIRISGGIKGFVQSATKRIQTKRGALILTYISAIGTFSAPSFRIVTIAPVMKAMIRKVPMSKQELGFVIETTASPLIVLIPVATAFVGYMSSVIELSLSQANVEGDGYSLFLSSIPFNFFAIIMILVGIYLSFFHRNKKSATDAEQSKSDNKEEEDDKWEDCHEAVRKELPAKPWNLLVPLALVISLTFFFMYTLGVVKGEKSGFQALINDYVLDAMVLAVAATLIGFVLYLKWSGHALRTLMNETVAGGNEMMNVILLLAFVWGLSQASETLHFSDTIASSLNWIPPAYVAGIVFIIGCLLSYFIGSSWGTWGILMPVGVSIATVSGSDLSIVIGAVFASGAFGAFSSPLSDNTNTTAGILGLNAVSYAKFKLKPALISAGVALVLYIALPFIL, encoded by the coding sequence ATGAATTGGATTTCGATTATACCGTTTCTTGTAGTCGTGGCAGCTGCCATCTGGACGAAGCAGGTAATTCCTAGTTTACTTCTTGCTGTCATTGTGGCTGGATTTCTTGCAGACCCACATTGGCTGTCAGGCATGACGACTAGCCTTGGCTTTGTTATAGAAGGGTTAACGGACCGCAACAATTTAAAGATTATTGTATTTCTCTATGGATTTTCTGCACTAATAGGACTTATACGTATTTCAGGCGGGATTAAGGGGTTTGTTCAATCAGCAACGAAACGCATTCAAACGAAACGTGGAGCCCTAATACTAACTTATATTTCCGCAATCGGGACATTTAGCGCTCCGAGTTTTCGAATTGTCACCATTGCTCCCGTAATGAAAGCAATGATTCGGAAAGTCCCTATGTCAAAGCAGGAACTTGGCTTTGTCATTGAAACTACGGCTTCTCCTCTTATTGTCCTCATCCCTGTCGCAACCGCCTTCGTCGGGTATATGAGTTCAGTCATTGAGCTTTCACTCTCACAGGCTAATGTAGAGGGGGATGGCTATTCGTTGTTCCTATCTAGCATCCCGTTCAATTTCTTCGCCATTATTATGATCCTAGTAGGGATTTACCTTAGCTTCTTCCATCGGAATAAAAAGTCAGCCACAGATGCTGAACAATCAAAAAGCGATAATAAAGAGGAAGAGGATGACAAATGGGAGGATTGCCATGAGGCGGTTAGGAAGGAATTACCCGCTAAGCCTTGGAACTTACTGGTGCCGTTAGCTTTGGTCATTAGTCTTACCTTCTTCTTTATGTATACGTTAGGGGTCGTTAAAGGGGAGAAGTCGGGCTTCCAGGCACTCATTAATGATTATGTGTTAGATGCCATGGTGCTCGCAGTTGCTGCTACTTTAATCGGGTTTGTCCTTTATTTAAAGTGGTCTGGGCATGCGTTACGAACGCTCATGAATGAAACGGTAGCGGGTGGGAATGAAATGATGAATGTCATTTTGCTTCTTGCATTTGTTTGGGGGCTGAGTCAAGCGTCTGAGACGCTCCATTTCTCTGACACAATTGCCTCGTCTCTCAATTGGATCCCGCCTGCCTATGTAGCAGGAATTGTGTTTATCATTGGGTGCTTACTTTCTTATTTTATCGGTTCCTCATGGGGGACTTGGGGGATTCTAATGCCAGTTGGTGTCTCGATTGCTACTGTATCGGGAAGCGACCTTTCCATTGTCATTGGTGCAGTCTTTGCAAGTGGGGCATTTGGGGCATTTTCGTCCCCGCTCAGTGATAACACCAACACGACGGCAGGCATCCTTGGTCTAAATGCCGTCAGTTATGCGAAGTTTAAGTTAAAGCCTGCACTTATCTCAGCAGGGGTGGCCCTTGTTCTTTATATCGCATTGCCATTTATTCTGTAA
- a CDS encoding ammonium transporter has protein sequence MNSMWTMVAAVLVILMVGGFILLEAGSTRMKNAGHIAGKTIFTFGIASLVFWAVGYGLIFGEGNAFIGLSKFFYGGEVEASSDLAESVFFFFQLAFAGISITIAFGGFAERAKLASYIIFAILFSVFIYPVVAHWIWGGGWLAGHGKQDFAGSTVVHLTGAMAALAATLILKPRIGKYNRDGSVNEIEGHNQVYTSLAVLLLWVGWFGFNAGSTVSVDGAFFGYVALNTNLAAAAGAVAAMFIALLVTGKANISTMLNGALAGLVAITASCAFVAPWAAVVIGLAAGILVHYSIQFFEKRNIDDPIFALSVHGTAGVLGTLSTGFFATPELAAANGGLPGLFYGGGFQQLGVQALGVGASGLYAFVLSYGFLWIINKALGGMRVSKEEELLGLDMSEHGSYGYPEVFNGRTVEQSKAN, from the coding sequence ATGAACAGTATGTGGACAATGGTGGCGGCGGTGTTAGTCATTTTAATGGTGGGTGGGTTTATTCTTCTTGAAGCTGGTTCAACTCGAATGAAGAATGCAGGCCACATTGCAGGTAAGACAATCTTCACATTTGGCATTGCTTCACTCGTCTTCTGGGCGGTTGGATATGGATTAATCTTCGGTGAAGGGAACGCATTTATAGGATTATCGAAATTCTTCTACGGTGGTGAAGTCGAAGCATCCTCAGATCTAGCCGAGTCCGTCTTTTTCTTCTTCCAGCTCGCTTTTGCTGGAATTTCGATTACCATTGCCTTCGGAGGTTTCGCCGAACGCGCTAAGTTAGCCTCATATATTATCTTCGCAATCTTATTCTCTGTCTTCATATACCCAGTTGTTGCGCATTGGATTTGGGGTGGTGGTTGGTTAGCAGGTCATGGCAAGCAAGACTTTGCTGGTTCTACCGTTGTACACCTGACAGGAGCCATGGCTGCGCTGGCGGCAACTTTAATTCTTAAACCTCGTATTGGCAAATACAATCGTGACGGTAGTGTCAATGAAATAGAAGGTCACAACCAAGTGTATACATCTCTAGCTGTCCTGCTATTGTGGGTGGGGTGGTTTGGATTTAATGCAGGAAGTACGGTTTCTGTAGATGGGGCGTTCTTCGGATATGTAGCTTTGAACACAAATCTAGCTGCGGCAGCTGGAGCGGTAGCTGCGATGTTCATCGCCTTACTTGTTACAGGTAAAGCGAACATTTCAACAATGTTGAATGGAGCCTTAGCCGGACTTGTTGCTATTACCGCATCGTGTGCATTCGTTGCGCCTTGGGCGGCGGTTGTTATAGGGTTAGCGGCAGGAATTCTTGTCCATTACAGCATTCAGTTCTTTGAGAAGCGCAATATCGATGACCCAATCTTTGCGCTGAGTGTTCATGGAACGGCTGGGGTGCTCGGAACGTTATCAACAGGCTTCTTCGCTACACCTGAACTCGCAGCTGCGAATGGTGGTTTGCCAGGTCTATTCTATGGTGGAGGATTCCAACAGTTAGGTGTTCAAGCGTTAGGTGTTGGAGCGAGTGGTTTATACGCATTCGTCTTATCCTACGGCTTCCTTTGGATCATCAATAAAGCGCTTGGAGGAATGCGCGTATCGAAAGAGGAAGAGTTGCTTGGTCTTGATATGAGTGAGCATGGTTCTTATGGATACCCTGAAGTGTTCAACGGGAGAACTGTAGAACAATCAAAAGCGAATTAA
- the gerQ gene encoding spore coat protein GerQ yields MSQQNQNNSYGYPYYAQNVYRNGSQQPMMYPYSQGQQGGQGQMQPQGQGQLQVPMFPSQQNPGFTNNVQGMLPEEESYIENILRLNKGKTATVYMTFENNDEWNAKVFKGRIEAAGRDHIILSDQETGTRYLLLMVYLDYITFDEELNYAYPYGGNTSNMVKYNPR; encoded by the coding sequence ATGAGTCAACAGAATCAAAATAACTCATATGGCTATCCATACTATGCACAGAATGTGTATCGGAATGGTAGCCAACAACCCATGATGTATCCTTACTCACAAGGTCAACAAGGGGGGCAGGGTCAGATGCAGCCTCAAGGGCAAGGCCAACTTCAGGTTCCCATGTTCCCATCTCAACAAAATCCAGGATTCACCAATAACGTCCAGGGGATGTTGCCAGAGGAAGAGTCCTATATTGAAAACATATTGCGGTTAAATAAAGGGAAAACAGCAACAGTTTACATGACGTTTGAGAATAATGATGAATGGAACGCGAAAGTCTTTAAAGGGCGTATTGAGGCAGCTGGCCGCGACCACATTATTTTGAGCGATCAAGAAACAGGCACTCGTTATTTGTTGTTAATGGTGTACTTAGACTATATTACGTTTGATGAAGAATTAAACTATGCGTATCCATACGGTGGCAACACCTCGAACATGGTCAAATACAATCCTCGCTAG
- a CDS encoding DUF423 domain-containing protein: MKLFLLLGIVNGFIAVALGAFGAHGLEGKIPEKYLSTWEKAVDYQMFHTTALLAVGILAGMMKNISFTGAGWSFLIGIILFSGSLYLYSVTQVKTFAMITPLGGVAFLVGWVLLGYSVLKFV; the protein is encoded by the coding sequence ATGAAGCTATTTCTACTGCTTGGAATTGTGAACGGATTTATTGCTGTGGCGCTAGGTGCATTTGGTGCTCATGGTTTAGAAGGAAAGATTCCTGAGAAGTATTTGTCAACTTGGGAGAAAGCGGTTGATTATCAAATGTTTCATACAACGGCCCTGTTGGCTGTTGGGATTTTAGCAGGAATGATGAAGAATATTAGTTTCACAGGTGCCGGATGGTCGTTCCTAATAGGGATCATTCTGTTCTCAGGCAGTCTGTATTTGTATAGCGTTACCCAAGTGAAGACGTTTGCGATGATTACACCGCTTGGTGGAGTTGCCTTCCTTGTTGGATGGGTTCTACTTGGCTATTCTGTTCTGAAATTCGTCTAG
- a CDS encoding NAD(P)/FAD-dependent oxidoreductase produces the protein MQLTNGSLLWTSTYSNPPSYPPLKEDVTCDVIVVGGGISGAIMAHKLKRTGLDVVLVEQNRIGHGATAANTGLLQFSNDKTLTSCMNTYGEQAGARYYELCLRGIEELERLSFESAIDPEFQKRDSLYMASSIEDVEMLEEEYRNLYSYGFPVRLLEKHQIERRYSFSKELAIYARQDAEVNPYKLAIGLVQQGVREGLRVYEHTEVRHVDESSDGVVVIVSTEQRIHAGYVVYTTGYEAQEIKRNANAYLQSTYAIATYPVRHFPGWYERTLIWETARPYLYLRTTADNRIIVGGKDDQNPHAEYRERHLLGKRDALLKELTTLFPKLQGVRAEYAWGATFGSTHDGFPLVGPQPEFPRSFFALGYGGNGTVYATIAADLIVSFITKGDHPDATLFSFYRQNAR, from the coding sequence GTGCAACTAACAAATGGGTCGTTACTTTGGACGTCCACCTACTCCAATCCTCCTTCTTACCCTCCGTTAAAAGAAGATGTCACGTGCGATGTCATTGTTGTAGGCGGAGGAATTTCAGGAGCGATTATGGCGCATAAGCTTAAGCGAACCGGGTTAGATGTGGTTCTTGTAGAGCAGAATCGTATTGGCCACGGGGCAACGGCTGCGAATACGGGTCTATTGCAGTTCTCAAATGACAAAACGCTCACTTCTTGTATGAATACCTATGGGGAACAAGCTGGAGCTCGCTATTACGAACTCTGTTTAAGGGGGATTGAAGAACTTGAACGATTATCCTTTGAAAGTGCAATTGACCCGGAATTTCAGAAGCGGGACAGTCTTTATATGGCTAGTTCTATAGAAGATGTAGAGATGCTTGAGGAGGAATACCGGAACCTATACAGCTATGGATTTCCCGTGCGGTTGTTAGAGAAGCATCAAATTGAGCGTCGTTACTCCTTCTCGAAAGAACTGGCTATTTATGCGAGACAGGATGCTGAAGTAAATCCATATAAACTAGCAATTGGCCTTGTACAACAAGGAGTGCGGGAAGGGTTGCGTGTTTATGAACACACAGAAGTTCGTCATGTAGACGAATCGTCTGATGGTGTTGTAGTTATAGTATCAACGGAACAAAGGATACATGCAGGCTATGTAGTGTATACAACGGGGTATGAAGCACAGGAGATTAAACGCAATGCAAATGCCTACTTACAAAGCACGTATGCCATTGCGACCTATCCTGTTCGTCACTTTCCAGGGTGGTACGAGCGAACATTAATTTGGGAGACAGCCAGGCCCTATTTATATCTACGAACTACAGCTGACAACCGAATTATCGTGGGTGGGAAGGATGACCAGAATCCACATGCCGAATATCGTGAGCGACATTTGCTCGGAAAACGAGATGCGTTGCTTAAGGAATTAACAACGTTGTTTCCGAAGCTTCAAGGTGTGAGAGCAGAATATGCATGGGGGGCAACTTTCGGTAGCACACACGATGGCTTTCCTCTTGTTGGCCCTCAGCCAGAATTTCCGCGTTCTTTCTTTGCCCTTGGATATGGAGGAAATGGGACGGTGTATGCCACGATTGCGGCTGATCTCATAGTTTCCTTTATTACGAAGGGAGACCATCCAGATGCAACACTCTTTTCGTTTTACCGTCAAAACGCCCGTTGA